A single window of Mangifera indica cultivar Alphonso chromosome 18, CATAS_Mindica_2.1, whole genome shotgun sequence DNA harbors:
- the LOC123201432 gene encoding uncharacterized protein LOC123201432 — translation MDQKLEALKGGGGSIRVGTTGTISALMTKELESVKSAPQTPRSHPVSVSCGTTSIKRLQPRKSLDGASTSGGSSSSNNNNHKSHEIPQKTKGHNKGTHRIPMLASDNISLDRTPILLKNGKKASNIVEIVDIKCGHQERAWASPITNKLKKLGFSKLSESTI, via the coding sequence ATGGATCAGAAACTAGAAGCTTTAAAGGGCGGTGGAGGATCCATCAGGGTTGGCACTACTGGAACAATCAGTGCTCTGATGACTAAGGAACTGGAATCCGTTAAATCTGCCCCACAGACACCAAGATCTCATCCTGTTTCAGTTTCCTGTGGCACTACTTCTATTAAAAGACTACAACCAAGAAAATCATTAGATGGAGCAAGCACAAGTGGTGGCAGCAGTAGCAGCAATAACAATAATCATAAAAGCCATGAAATTCCCCAGAAAACAAAAGGCCATAACAAGGGTACCCATCGAATCCCAATGCTGGCCTCTGATAACATTTCTTTGGACAGAACTCCTATTCTGCTGAAAAATGGCAAGAAAGCATCTAATATTGTGGAAATTGTAGACATAAAATGTGGGCACCAGGAAAGAGCATGGGCTAGCCCTATAACCAATAAACTCAAGAAACTTGGATTCTCAAAACTATCTGAGAGTACCATCTAA
- the LOC123202178 gene encoding microtubule-associated protein TORTIFOLIA1-like, translating into MSSQPSTKSAGKPSKSTSQAQQNSSRCSSLSSHLAMVELKQKILTSLSKLADRDTYQIAIEDLEKTVQTLSQDSLPMFLNCLYESSNDPKPAVKKESLRLLGLVCQLHTDLSSTHVTKIISHIVKRLKDSDSGVKDACRDAIGLLSKLYLNGTEENSGSVVMLFVKPLLEAMNEQNKGVQSGASMCLAKMVECASDPPVAAFQKLCPRICKLLNNQNFLAKASLLPVVGSLSQVGAIGQQSVEPLLQTIHECLVSTDWVTRKAAADALSVLAMHSSNLVTDGASSTLAVLEAYRFDKIKPVRDSMTEALQLWKKIAGKGDAGSDDQKACHDGDTPALAKDSKNSNPSDRRSEPSAKGPANGLSPTSDSLSKGKGGGISHKAVVILKKKAPVLTDKELNPEFFQKLETRGSGDLPVEVVVPRRFQNISNSNNVEELGPNDLDLRGRSNRIGNMSDEFSGSHNSKNRSIDRGTAVVSEKDPKLRASDVERESSGNCAGFSKTDGQSEGSFINNKGNWLAIQRQLMQLERQQGHLMSMLQDFMGGSHNSMVTLENRVRGLERIVEDMAQDLSISSSRRGSNSAMGFEGSANRPLGKYHGFTEYSGAKYNGRGPFGERFAQSDGLSTAIRGRGTSWRSEMSDAWDFQAYGASRNGQVGSRRAPGGGPNNVRSPKSEHESDQASSRRAWDKGCGPVRLGEGPSARSVWQASKDEATLEAIRVAGEDSGTSRSARVAIPEMTTEALGDANVGQERDPVWISWTNAMDALQSGDMDTAYAEVVSTGDDLLLVKLMDRSGPVIDQLSSEIANEVFHAIGQFLLEQNLFDICLSWIQQLVDIVLDNGPDVLGIPMELRKELLLNLHEASSEMDPPEEWEGVAPDQLLLQLASAWGIEPQQFEK; encoded by the exons atgAGTTCTCAACCATCTACCAAATCAGCTGGAAAACCTTCAAAATCCACTTCCCAAGCGCAGCAAAACTCTTCCAGATGCTCTTCTTTGTCTTCCCACTTAGCCATGGTAGAGCTCAAGCAGAAAATCCTCACCTCTCTATCAAAACTGGCCGATCGAGACACTTACCAAATCGCCATTGAAGATCTTGAGAAGACCGTTCAAACCCTCTCTCAGGATTCCCTTCCCATGTTCTTGAATTGTCTTTATGAGTCTTCCAATGACCCGAAGCCCGCTGTGAAAAAAGAGTCGTTAAGGCTTCTGGGTCTTGTTTGTCAGTTGCATACTGATTTAAGTTCCACTCATGTTACTAAGATTATTTCTCACATTGTTAAGAGGTTGAAAGACAGTGATTCGGGGGTCAAGGACGCTTGTCGCGATGCGATTGGGTTGTTGTCTAAGCTGTACTTGAATGGGACGGAGGAGAACAGTGGGAGTGTTGTCATGTTGTTTGTAAAGCCTTTGTTAGAGGCAATGAATGAGCAGAATAAAGGGGTGCAATCTGGTGCGTCTATGTGTTTGGCTAAGATGGTGGAATGTGCTTCGGACCCGCCTGTTGCGGCTTTTCAGAAGCTCTGCCCTAGGATTTGTAAGTTGTTGAATAATCAGAATTTCCTAGCCAAGGCTTCTCTTTTGCCTGTCGTGGGGAGTTTGTCTCAG GTGGGAGCTATTGGACAACAGAGCGTGGAGCCATTGCTGCAAACTATTCATGAGTGTCTTGTGAGTACAGATTGGGTTACACGTAAGGCGGCAGCAGATGCTCTAAGTGTCTTGGCAATGCATTCAAGCAATTTGGTTACAGATGGTGCTTCTTCTACACTAGCAGTGCTTGAAGCTTACCGATTTGACAAG ATAAAACCTGTCAGAGATAGTATGACAGAGGCATTACAGTTATGGAAGAAGATTGCAGGAAAAGGAGATGCGGGGTCAGATGACCAGAAAGCTTGTCATG ATGGTGACACTCCTGCATTGGCCAAGGactcaaaaaattcaaatcctAGTGACAGAAGATCAGAGCCATCAGCCAAAGGTCCAGCTAATGGTTTGTCCCCTACTTCAGATTCTCTTTCTAAAGGCAAAGGTGGAGGCATTTCACACAAAGCGGTTGTAATTCTAAAGAAGAAAGCGCCTGTCTTAACTGACAAGGAGCTAAACCCAGAATTTTTTCAGAAACTTGAGACTAGGGGTTCAGGTGATTTGCCAGTTGAAGTAGTCGTTCCTCGTAGatttcaaaacatttcaaactcaaacaatgtGGAAGAATTAGGACCAAATGATTTGGATTTGAGGGGAAGATCTAATCGCATAGGTAACATGTCAGATGAATTTTCTGGGTCGCATAATAGTAAAAATCGAAGCATTGACAGAGGAACTGCTGTTGTCAGTGAAAAAGACCCAAAATTGAGGGCATCTGATGTTGAACGGGAGTCATCTGGCAATTGTGCTGGTTTTTCTAAAACTGATGGCCAATCTGAAGGATCCTTCATTAACAACAAAGGGAATTGGTTGGCTATCCAGAGGCAGTTAATGCAATTGGAGAGACAACAAGGCCATCTCATGAGCATGCTACAG GATTTCATGGGTGGGTCTCATAATAGCATGGTAACTTTGGAAAACAGGGTTAGGGGCCTTGAGAGAATTGTTGAAGACATGGCACAGGATTTGTCAATATCATCTAGTCGAAGAGGGAGTAATTCTGCAATGGGGTTTGAGGGATCTGCTAATAGACCTTTAGGCAAGTACCATGGCTTCACTGAGTACTCTGGTGCCAAGTATAATGGGCGGGGTCCATTTGGGGAAAGATTTGCTCAATCAGATGGTCTTTCTACTGCCATCAGGGGTAGGGGCACTTCTTGGAGATCTGAAATGTCTGATGCTTGGGATTTTCAGGCTTATGGTGCTTCCAGAAATGGACAGGTTGGTTCTAGAAGAGCTCCAGGTGGTGGTCCCAACAATGTTAGATCACCTAAATCGGAACACGAGAGTGATCAGGCCAGCAGCAGGAGAGCTTGGGATAAAGGGTGTGGACCTGTTAGGCTAGGTGAGGGACCTTCTGCCAGAAGTGTTTGGCAAGCTTCAAAAGATGAAGCCACCTTGGAAGCCATTCGGGTGGCCGGGGAGGATAGTGGAACATCTAGGTCAGCCAGAGTTGCTATTCCTGAAATGACCACAGAAGCATTGGGAGATGCTAATGTTGGGCAAGAGAGGGACCCAGTCTGGATTTCATGGACTAATGCAATGGATGCCCTTCAATCAGGTGACATGGATACAGCTTATGCCGAAGTTGTATCTACTGGGGATGATCTCTTGCTTGTGAAGCTAATGGACAGATCGGGACCTGTTATTGATCAACTCTCAAGCGAGATAGCAAATGAGGTCTTTCATGCTATTGGACAATTTCTACTAGAGCAGAACTTGTTTGACATTTGTTTGTCTTGGATTCAGCAG TTGGTAGACATAGTGCTGGACAATGGACCTGATGTCTTGGGCATTCCGATGGAACTGAGGAAGGAGCTGTTGTTGAATTTACATGAAGCTTCTTCAGAAATGGACCCACCTGAAGAATGGGAAGGTGTGGCACCTGACCAACTTTTGTTGCAGTTGGCTTCTGCCTGGGGAATTGAACCGCAACAGTTTGAGAAGTAG
- the LOC123201563 gene encoding probable serine/threonine-protein kinase PBL23, producing the protein MMSCFSCCMPDTREANLSLKRSSKDPKNFPGSFANISFKTESSRHRYINEELNKLGKGNISVNILSYRELCEATNNFNPDNLLGEGGFGRVYRGNLEDQEIAVKQLDRNGFQGNREFLVEVLMLSLLSHQNLVSLVGYCADGDQRILVYEYMAGGSLEDHLLDLQPGRKPLDWATRMKIAEGAARGLEYLHETANPPVIYRDFKASNVLLDMDFNPKLSDFGLAKLGPTGDKTHVSTRVMGTYGYCAPEYASTGQLTTKSDVYSFGVVFLEIITGRRVIDNSRPTEEQNLVTWAAPLLKDRKKFSIIADPLLEEKYPQKGLAQALAVAAMCLQEEADMRPLMGDVVIALEFLANKNEGDGST; encoded by the exons ATGATGTCCTGCTTTTCATGTTGCATGCCAGATACAAGAGAAGCCAACTTATCACTAAAAAGGAGCAGCAAGGACCCCAAAAATTTTCCAGGCTCATTTGCTAACATCTCCTTTAAAACTG AAAGCAGCAGGCACAGATACATCAAtgaagaattaaacaaattagGTAAAGGGAACATTTCTGTGAATATCCTTTCCTATCGAGAGCTATGTGAAGCGACTAACAACTTCAACCCCGACAATCTGCTGGGAGAAGGAGGCTTTGGGAGGGTATACAGAGGGAATCTTGAAGATCAA GAAATTGCTGTTAAGCAACTTGACAGGAATGGATTTCAGGGAAACAGAGAATTTCTAGTAGAAGTTTTGATGTTAAGCCTACTTAGCCATCAAAACCTTGTCAGTCTGGTTGGCTACTGTGCTGATGGTGATCAGAGAATTCTAGTTTATGAGTACATGGCTGGTGGCTCCCTGGAGGACCACCTTCTTG ACTTACAGCCAGGCAGAAAACCTTTAGATTGGGCAACCAGGATGAAAATTGCTGAAGGTGCAGCAAGAGGGCTTGAATATTTGCACGAAACAGCCAATCCCCCGGTAATATACCGCGATTTTAAAGCATCAAATGTTCTGCTGGATATGGACTTCAATCCAAAACTCTCAGATTTTGGCCTTGCAAAGCTCGGTCCAACTGGGGATAAAACTCATGTCTCCACTAGAGTAATGGGCACCTATGGATATTGTGCACCTGAGTATGCCTCAACAGGACAACTGACAACCAAATCCGATGTTTACAGCTTCGGAGTCGTATTTTTAGAGATAATCACAGGAAGGAGAGTCATTGACAATTCAAGACCAACAGAAGAACAGAATTTAGTCACTTGG GCAGCACCATTGTTAAAAGACAGAAAGAAGTTTTCAATTATAGCAGATCCATTGCTAGAAGAAAAGTACCCTCAAAAGGGTCTAGCCCAAGCGCTTGCAGTGGCAGCCATGTGTCTCCAGGAAGAAGCAGATATGCGACCATTGATGGGTGATGTGGTAATTGCTCTAGAGTTTTTAGCAAACAAAAATGAGGGGGACGGGAGTACGTAA